The Chryseolinea soli genome contains a region encoding:
- a CDS encoding ThuA domain-containing protein, translating to MLLALGATPVQAQKKAKFHVIAFFTGKQDQAHISYIHEAHPWFQKMAAKYNFTYDTTTNWSNLNTAFLSKYQVVVFLDTRPEAPEQREAFQKYMENGGAWLGCHFAGFALTPSAYPQNWDWYHNVFLGAGSYVSNTWRPVSAVLRIEAPKHPATKGLPATFKSAPSEWYRWSNDLRTNPDITILLSVDSTSFPLGTGPKPHEIWHSGYYPIAWTNKKYKMVYMNMGHNDIDYEHHTNETLSHTFGNELQDKFIINTILWLGEGKKK from the coding sequence ATGCTGCTTGCTCTCGGAGCGACACCTGTGCAGGCACAAAAAAAAGCAAAGTTCCATGTTATCGCGTTCTTTACAGGAAAACAGGATCAGGCGCACATCAGTTATATCCACGAGGCTCATCCTTGGTTTCAAAAGATGGCAGCGAAATACAATTTCACCTACGACACTACGACAAACTGGAGTAATCTGAACACTGCCTTCCTTTCGAAATACCAGGTCGTGGTCTTCCTTGACACACGTCCTGAAGCGCCCGAACAACGGGAGGCCTTCCAAAAATATATGGAGAACGGCGGGGCTTGGTTGGGCTGTCACTTTGCCGGCTTTGCGTTAACGCCTTCCGCTTATCCTCAAAATTGGGATTGGTATCACAACGTGTTCCTGGGGGCAGGATCTTATGTCAGCAACACATGGCGGCCTGTCTCTGCCGTCTTGCGTATTGAAGCTCCGAAACATCCCGCCACCAAGGGATTGCCGGCAACGTTCAAGTCTGCACCCAGCGAATGGTATCGCTGGAGCAACGACCTGCGCACGAACCCTGACATCACCATTCTTCTATCCGTCGATTCCACAAGCTTTCCACTCGGCACCGGCCCCAAGCCACACGAGATCTGGCATAGCGGCTATTACCCGATCGCGTGGACCAACAAAAAATACAAAATGGTCTACATGAACATGGGGCACAACGACATCGACTACGAGCATCATACAAACGAGACCCTATCGCACACCTTCGGCAATGAACTGCAGGACAAGTTCATCATCAACACCATACTTTGGTTGGGAGAAGGAAAAAAGAAATAA
- a CDS encoding glycoside hydrolase family 16 protein — protein sequence MNFTLSRIFVVAVFLLAACTEKKKQLVWSDEFDQPGAPDSTKWGYDLGASNGWGNNELEYYTHDQKNVRIEDGKLIIEAHRDSLEGKPFTSARLVTKGKGDWLYGRVEVKAKLPRTKGTWPAIWMLSSDRSYGNWPASGEIDIMEHVGYDPGIIHGTIHTEAYNHIKKTQKEGKVAVPDARDQFHVYAIEWTKDKMDFIVDDNVYHSVPRDPKDDFKGWPFDKPFHLIMNLAVGGNWGGKEGVDETGWPQRMEVDYVRIYQ from the coding sequence ATGAATTTTACCCTGTCAAGGATTTTTGTTGTCGCCGTGTTCCTGCTGGCGGCGTGTACGGAGAAAAAAAAGCAACTTGTATGGTCCGACGAATTCGATCAGCCTGGCGCGCCCGACTCCACCAAATGGGGCTATGACCTCGGCGCCAGCAACGGCTGGGGCAACAACGAACTGGAATATTATACACACGATCAAAAAAATGTGCGAATAGAAGATGGCAAGCTCATCATCGAAGCCCACAGAGATTCACTCGAAGGAAAACCTTTTACCTCCGCTCGCCTGGTGACGAAAGGAAAAGGCGACTGGCTCTATGGTCGCGTGGAAGTGAAAGCAAAACTGCCGCGCACCAAGGGAACGTGGCCTGCCATCTGGATGCTATCATCGGATCGTTCGTATGGCAACTGGCCTGCCAGCGGAGAAATAGACATCATGGAACACGTAGGCTATGATCCCGGCATTATACATGGCACCATCCATACGGAAGCCTACAACCACATAAAGAAAACGCAAAAGGAAGGTAAAGTGGCCGTGCCGGATGCACGAGATCAATTCCACGTCTACGCCATTGAATGGACTAAAGACAAAATGGATTTCATCGTCGACGATAACGTCTACCACTCCGTTCCGCGCGACCCGAAGGACGACTTTAAAGGCTGGCCTTTCGACAAACCCTTTCACCTCATCATGAACCTGGCCGTGGGTGGCAATTGGGGCGGAAAAGAAGGTGTGGACGAAACGGGATGGCCGCAACGCATGGAAGTGGACTACGTGCGCATCTATCAATGA
- a CDS encoding glycoside hydrolase family 16 protein, whose product MNKIVRREVMVFLMAALFPMLGCGSDEAVTGGSDAFVIPQTGYSTPTSYPGMTLVWQDEFDGVALNTTDYWTFETGTATDGWGNHELEYYQPGNTALKDGYLVIEAKKENVESSAYTSSRIKTQFKKSFRYGRVDIRALLPKGKGIWPALWMLGSNITLLDWPACGEIDIMEMIGGGSGDKTVYGTAHWDQAGRHESAGGNKPLSDGIFNDAFHVFSIVWTAASIKWYIDDVEYYTIDITPTQFAAFHKDFFLLFNVAVGGDWPGSPDDTTVFPQRMIVDYVRVFQ is encoded by the coding sequence ATGAACAAGATTGTGAGACGAGAGGTTATGGTTTTTTTAATGGCGGCTCTCTTTCCGATGCTGGGTTGTGGCAGCGACGAGGCGGTAACCGGCGGGAGCGATGCATTCGTCATTCCCCAAACCGGCTATAGCACACCCACCAGCTATCCGGGCATGACCCTGGTTTGGCAGGACGAATTCGACGGTGTCGCCTTGAACACAACCGACTACTGGACGTTTGAGACCGGGACGGCCACCGACGGCTGGGGGAACCATGAATTGGAATATTACCAACCGGGAAACACCGCGTTGAAAGACGGCTATCTGGTGATTGAGGCAAAGAAAGAAAACGTTGAATCCAGCGCATATACATCCTCCCGGATCAAGACCCAGTTCAAAAAATCATTCCGGTATGGCCGCGTGGACATTCGCGCCCTGTTGCCCAAGGGCAAAGGCATCTGGCCAGCACTGTGGATGTTGGGTTCGAACATCACCCTGCTGGATTGGCCGGCTTGTGGTGAGATCGACATCATGGAAATGATCGGCGGTGGTTCCGGCGACAAGACCGTATACGGCACGGCCCATTGGGACCAAGCCGGCCGGCACGAAAGCGCCGGGGGCAACAAACCGTTGAGCGACGGCATATTCAATGATGCGTTCCATGTGTTCTCGATCGTCTGGACCGCCGCTTCCATCAAATGGTATATCGACGATGTGGAGTATTATACCATCGACATTACCCCGACTCAGTTTGCGGCATTTCACAAGGACTTCTTTCTCCTCTTTAACGTGGCCGTGGGCGGCGATTGGCCCGGGAGTCCCGACGACACCACGGTGTTCCCGCAGCGGATGATCGTGGACTACGTTCGCGTATTTCAATAA
- a CDS encoding carbohydrate-binding protein — MKISSTFVFSALFIGVSAFRFVSTGKPWQNKSQSIPGRVQCEFYDEGGEGVAYHDADAVNNGSGKLNPANGTYLNEFRMSEGVDISYTKGKDIDNNPYNTVAPEMDQLYVGWTQPGEWIHYTVQVKEAGIYTVGLMYTSHDDGTIALDWDGKRISKDLPVKSTYAAGDTIAWRQWHHWNKAETLGEVTLSKGTHVLTLHTVGTGQMNYDYLEFKKR; from the coding sequence ATGAAAATCTCTTCCACCTTTGTATTCAGCGCACTATTCATTGGCGTCTCCGCGTTTCGTTTTGTGTCTACGGGAAAGCCCTGGCAAAACAAAAGTCAGTCCATCCCCGGCCGCGTGCAATGCGAATTTTATGACGAAGGGGGCGAAGGTGTCGCTTATCACGATGCCGACGCTGTGAACAATGGCAGTGGAAAGCTCAATCCTGCCAACGGAACCTACCTCAACGAATTCCGCATGAGCGAGGGCGTAGACATTTCCTACACAAAAGGAAAAGACATCGACAACAATCCTTATAACACCGTGGCGCCCGAAATGGACCAACTGTATGTGGGCTGGACGCAACCGGGAGAATGGATTCACTATACCGTGCAGGTGAAAGAAGCAGGCATCTACACCGTCGGGCTCATGTATACATCGCACGACGATGGCACCATTGCGTTGGATTGGGATGGAAAGCGCATCTCGAAAGATCTTCCTGTAAAATCCACTTACGCTGCCGGCGATACGATTGCCTGGCGCCAATGGCATCATTGGAATAAAGCGGAAACCTTGGGGGAAGTGACTTTGTCAAAAGGGACACACGTACTCACGTTGCATACCGTGGGGACCGGCCAGATGAACTACGATTACCTCGAATTCAAAAAGCGGTAA
- a CDS encoding SgcJ/EcaC family oxidoreductase: MDTRPSKTAHAAQHQVHDLYRELLHQWNAKSAKGFSDLFHEQGWAVGFDGSELKGREGIFGELSRVFKDHQTGTYVGMVKEVRFPNADTALLHAVAGMIPAGENYINPGLNAIQTLVASKIKNEWRIELFQNTPAQFHGRPELAVALTAELAALI, from the coding sequence ATGGATACTCGACCATCGAAAACAGCGCATGCCGCGCAACATCAAGTACACGACCTGTACCGGGAACTGCTTCATCAATGGAACGCGAAAAGTGCGAAGGGATTTTCGGATCTCTTTCACGAACAAGGCTGGGCCGTCGGTTTTGACGGCAGCGAGCTTAAGGGTCGTGAAGGAATTTTTGGAGAGCTTTCGCGCGTTTTTAAGGATCATCAAACCGGTACGTATGTGGGCATGGTGAAGGAGGTCCGCTTTCCGAATGCTGACACGGCCCTGCTGCATGCCGTGGCGGGAATGATCCCCGCAGGAGAGAACTACATCAATCCGGGCCTCAATGCGATCCAAACCTTAGTGGCCTCGAAAATAAAAAATGAATGGCGTATCGAACTGTTTCAAAACACACCTGCGCAATTTCATGGGAGGCCTGAATTGGCGGTTGCACTCACCGCAGAATTGGCCGCGCTGATCTAG
- a CDS encoding glycosyltransferase, with translation MDNFTYPTDYSHRDIVCFAEHGWNFTSDRPQHLLKRFAKGFRVFYIESPVFHANSDRYDITLTEDQVIVVTPNLQGDSTQSDATTRWRELLIRLFNEERIDSYIFWYYSVQALKVSTHFTPDLVIYDCMDRPTETEEMRENERELLDFADVVFTSGQRVFEATRKLHENTHLFPNSIDKDHFATARTFKYDPPDQASIGRPRFGYFGEIDQRIDFDLLVTVSKKRPQWHFILVGAVVNVSSSQLPNYRNFHYLGAKRYEELPQYIGGWNIAMIPFAHNEYTRFINPTKTAEYLAAGKPVISSPITDVIRPYGISGLVSIAGTANEFIKVAEELLSAEEETKSNWMYKVDHYLAGQSWDKTWGEMMGLIATLLSKKALQGPKHLQEAWMQTESLLVEERHVEH, from the coding sequence ATGGATAACTTCACGTACCCCACAGACTATTCCCACAGGGATATCGTTTGCTTCGCCGAACACGGATGGAACTTCACCTCCGACAGGCCCCAACATTTGTTAAAGCGCTTCGCTAAGGGATTCCGGGTGTTCTATATCGAATCGCCCGTCTTCCATGCCAATTCCGACCGGTATGACATCACGCTCACCGAAGACCAGGTCATCGTTGTTACGCCCAATCTGCAGGGTGATTCCACGCAAAGCGATGCCACCACCCGCTGGCGTGAGTTGCTCATCCGCCTCTTCAACGAAGAGCGGATCGACTCGTATATCTTCTGGTACTATTCGGTGCAGGCCCTCAAAGTGAGCACGCATTTCACCCCGGACCTGGTGATCTACGATTGCATGGACCGTCCAACCGAAACCGAAGAAATGCGCGAGAACGAGCGCGAACTGTTGGACTTTGCCGACGTCGTCTTCACCAGCGGTCAGCGTGTCTTCGAAGCCACGCGCAAACTTCACGAAAACACTCATCTCTTTCCCAACAGCATCGATAAGGATCATTTCGCCACAGCGCGCACCTTTAAGTACGATCCGCCGGATCAAGCCTCCATCGGCCGTCCGCGCTTTGGCTATTTCGGCGAGATCGATCAGCGTATCGATTTTGATCTGCTTGTAACCGTATCAAAAAAACGTCCGCAATGGCATTTCATCCTGGTGGGTGCCGTGGTCAACGTAAGCTCCTCGCAACTCCCCAACTACCGGAACTTCCATTACCTAGGCGCCAAACGCTATGAAGAACTTCCGCAGTATATCGGCGGCTGGAACATTGCCATGATCCCCTTTGCACACAACGAGTACACCCGCTTTATCAATCCGACAAAAACAGCCGAGTACCTGGCCGCCGGCAAGCCCGTCATCTCCTCGCCCATCACGGATGTGATCCGCCCCTATGGCATTTCGGGACTTGTCTCTATCGCCGGCACGGCAAATGAATTTATCAAAGTAGCCGAAGAATTACTTTCAGCCGAAGAGGAAACGAAAAGCAACTGGATGTACAAAGTGGACCACTACCTGGCTGGACAATCGTGGGACAAAACCTGGGGTGAGATGATGGGACTCATCGCAACATTGCTTTCCAAAAAAGCACTGCAGGGTCCGAAACATCTTCAGGAGGCATGGATGCAAACCGAAAGCCTCTTGGTGGAAGAACGCCATGTTGAACATTGA
- a CDS encoding VOC family protein: MLKITKAFSSFSTDDLGKAKNFYGNVLHLDVDDKKEYLEVHLGKNNNVLIYPKPNHEAATFTVLNFPVDDIEKAVKELKQAGIHFEHYDEPDFKTDQDDISRGDRGPHVAWFKDPAGNILSVMQER, from the coding sequence ATGCTAAAGATCACTAAAGCCTTCAGCAGTTTCTCCACTGACGACTTGGGGAAAGCGAAAAATTTTTACGGCAACGTTCTTCATCTGGACGTAGACGATAAAAAAGAATACCTTGAAGTACATTTGGGAAAGAACAACAACGTGCTCATTTACCCCAAGCCGAATCACGAGGCCGCTACGTTCACGGTGCTGAACTTTCCGGTCGATGATATTGAGAAAGCTGTCAAGGAGTTGAAGCAAGCCGGTATACACTTCGAGCACTATGATGAGCCCGATTTTAAAACGGATCAGGATGATATTTCGCGCGGCGATCGCGGCCCGCATGTGGCGTGGTTCAAGGATCCCGCAGGCAACATTCTTTCCGTGATGCAGGAGCGGTGA
- a CDS encoding transglycosylase domain-containing protein: MAVRKPAKIKELLQHRSPWFRRAVKAIWIFFFLITVGCPLYIVSVKYDFLGLYGGMPSLKSIENPENDLSSDVISADGVSLGRYFSYNRSQVPFNKLSPVLVKTLVTSEDIRFKEHSGLDAKALIRAVIGALTFRSSEIGGGSTLTQQLAKNLFTLNPELDGPLAKLGRIPQRLIRKSKEWIISVYLERHFTKDEILAMYLNTCNFNNNAFGIKVAAETYFNKQPDKLNVQESAVLVGMLQSPSLYNPKDHPEASLNKRNTVLYKLFKDGYLSRAKYDSVKALPIDMKFSVQNQNKGLATYFRTVITPELAKWCKENGYNLWESGLKIYTTIDSRMQRYAEEAVAEQMKIQQRKFNDHWKGQNPWIDDNKREIPGFLESRIKQTDYYRYLIRKYGERGDSVKIMLNLKKRMTVFTWNGERDTVFSSMDSLRYYKRFLNTGFMSMDPHTGAVKAWVGGISHKYFKYDHVKQGTRQPGSTFKPFVYGTAMEQGYNPNQKFQDISPTFTVAGGATWRPANSDGKYGTGEWLTLREALAQSKNTITAQLLQRVGIDNVVNFAKRAGITSPLDPVPTLCLGVSDVSLYELVGGYSTFVNLGIHTEPFYITRIEDKNGNVVASFSPKIHGEAMSEHTAYKMVYMLRGVVEEKTGGSHFLSEEVKGDNEVGGKTGTTSNASDGWFMGITCNLVSGAWVGGDERSIHYKTWSLGQGGATARPIWDRYMQKVYADRSLEYKKGQFKRPSTPLDMTLDPSRYSDMPADSTDDGKDFDPNQ; this comes from the coding sequence ATGGCCGTTAGAAAACCCGCAAAGATCAAGGAACTGCTTCAGCACCGCAGCCCTTGGTTTCGCCGCGCCGTCAAAGCGATCTGGATATTCTTTTTCTTGATCACGGTAGGTTGCCCCCTTTACATTGTTTCTGTCAAGTACGACTTCCTCGGGCTGTATGGCGGGATGCCCAGCCTGAAGTCCATCGAAAATCCGGAGAACGACTTGTCGTCGGATGTGATCTCGGCCGATGGGGTTTCCTTAGGTCGGTACTTCAGCTACAATCGAAGCCAGGTCCCTTTCAATAAACTGTCGCCGGTGTTGGTGAAGACGCTGGTCACCTCGGAAGACATTCGTTTCAAGGAACACTCCGGCCTGGATGCGAAGGCGTTGATCCGCGCGGTGATTGGAGCGCTCACCTTTCGGTCGTCCGAGATCGGAGGGGGCAGTACGCTGACGCAGCAATTGGCCAAGAATCTTTTCACGCTAAATCCGGAACTCGATGGACCTCTAGCGAAGCTGGGAAGAATTCCACAGAGGCTCATCCGGAAGTCAAAAGAATGGATCATCTCTGTTTACCTGGAGCGGCACTTTACGAAGGATGAGATCCTGGCGATGTATCTCAATACCTGTAATTTTAATAACAATGCTTTTGGTATAAAGGTCGCTGCCGAGACCTATTTCAATAAGCAACCCGACAAACTTAACGTACAGGAGTCAGCGGTATTGGTGGGGATGTTGCAATCACCATCGCTCTATAATCCGAAAGATCACCCTGAAGCCTCCTTGAACAAACGCAATACGGTGCTATATAAATTGTTCAAGGATGGTTACCTGTCGCGGGCAAAGTATGATTCCGTGAAAGCCCTTCCTATAGACATGAAATTCTCCGTGCAAAACCAAAACAAGGGATTGGCAACCTACTTCAGGACCGTAATCACCCCGGAGCTTGCCAAATGGTGTAAGGAGAATGGCTACAATCTGTGGGAATCCGGGTTGAAGATCTACACCACCATCGACAGTCGCATGCAACGCTATGCCGAAGAAGCGGTGGCGGAACAAATGAAGATCCAGCAAAGGAAATTCAACGATCATTGGAAAGGACAAAATCCCTGGATCGACGACAACAAGCGCGAGATCCCCGGCTTTCTCGAATCGCGGATCAAGCAAACGGATTATTATCGCTACCTCATTCGCAAATACGGAGAGCGTGGCGATTCAGTAAAGATCATGCTGAACCTCAAAAAGCGAATGACCGTCTTCACCTGGAATGGCGAGCGCGACACGGTGTTCAGCTCCATGGATTCGCTTCGCTACTACAAGCGCTTTTTAAACACAGGTTTCATGTCGATGGACCCGCACACGGGAGCGGTGAAGGCCTGGGTAGGTGGCATCAGTCACAAGTATTTTAAGTACGACCACGTGAAGCAGGGCACACGTCAGCCGGGATCGACCTTCAAGCCTTTTGTGTATGGCACGGCCATGGAGCAAGGTTACAACCCCAATCAAAAGTTTCAGGACATTTCTCCCACCTTCACGGTAGCCGGTGGCGCAACGTGGCGTCCGGCAAACTCCGATGGCAAATATGGAACAGGAGAGTGGCTCACGTTGCGGGAAGCGTTGGCCCAATCGAAGAATACCATCACCGCCCAACTATTGCAGCGGGTGGGCATCGACAACGTGGTGAATTTTGCGAAGCGCGCCGGAATCACAAGTCCCCTCGATCCCGTTCCAACGCTATGCCTGGGTGTCAGCGATGTTTCACTTTATGAACTAGTGGGAGGATACAGCACATTCGTGAACCTGGGCATTCACACCGAGCCCTTTTACATTACGCGTATAGAAGATAAAAATGGCAACGTCGTGGCAAGCTTTTCGCCCAAGATCCACGGAGAGGCCATGAGTGAGCATACGGCCTATAAGATGGTGTACATGCTGAGGGGAGTCGTGGAGGAGAAAACCGGCGGTTCACATTTTTTGAGCGAGGAAGTCAAAGGCGACAATGAAGTGGGCGGCAAGACGGGCACCACCAGCAACGCCAGCGATGGCTGGTTTATGGGCATCACGTGCAACCTCGTGTCGGGCGCCTGGGTAGGGGGCGACGAACGCAGCATCCACTACAAAACCTGGAGCCTGGGTCAAGGTGGCGCTACGGCCCGTCCCATTTGGGACCGGTATATGCAAAAGGTCTATGCCGACCGCTCACTTGAATATAAGAAGGGCCAGTTCAAACGTCCCTCCACGCCGCTCGACATGACGCTGGACCCCTCGCGCTACAGCGATATGCCGGCCGATTCAACGGATGACGGAAAGGATTTTGATCCCAATCAATGA
- a CDS encoding PepSY-associated TM helix domain-containing protein: MAEKKKSWFRKIIGWLHLWLGLTSGLVVFIIAVTGCLYAFQDEIQNAMQPYRFTVAQNKPVLPPSQLKAIAEKELPGKKIHAVLYSVAGRSAQVIFYNLDPEYYYFVYLDPYSGEVLKVSNENAGFFRFVLDGHYYLWLPPAIGQPVVAVSTLVFVVMLITGIVLWWPKNRKAAKQRFSIQWSARWRRKNYDLHNVLGFYASWVAIILALTGLVWGFQWFAKGAHALAGGTKSLFYAEPMVDSTAVAQAGLPASDRIWMKMKAENPGAQVMEVHVPETKASPIVVTVNFDNETYWKTDYRYFDPYTLEELEVDHVYGKLAEANAADKLLRMNYDIHTGAIIGLPGKILAFCAGLLCASLPITGFCIWWGRRKKDRREAKQSPRQAASRRIKTANRSALPKIPAE, encoded by the coding sequence ATGGCAGAAAAGAAAAAAAGTTGGTTTCGTAAAATTATTGGTTGGCTGCACCTCTGGCTCGGACTCACGTCCGGGCTGGTGGTTTTTATAATTGCGGTCACCGGGTGCTTGTATGCGTTCCAGGACGAGATCCAGAATGCGATGCAGCCTTACCGATTTACGGTGGCCCAGAACAAACCGGTGCTGCCGCCATCGCAGCTGAAAGCGATCGCTGAAAAAGAATTGCCGGGGAAGAAGATCCACGCCGTGTTGTATTCCGTCGCGGGGCGTTCGGCGCAGGTGATCTTTTATAATCTTGACCCGGAATATTACTACTTCGTGTACCTCGATCCCTACTCGGGTGAAGTATTGAAAGTGAGCAACGAGAACGCCGGCTTTTTCCGTTTTGTACTCGATGGTCATTATTACCTGTGGCTTCCGCCGGCGATTGGTCAGCCTGTGGTGGCCGTTTCCACGCTGGTGTTTGTGGTCATGCTCATCACGGGCATCGTGCTTTGGTGGCCAAAGAATCGCAAGGCCGCGAAGCAACGCTTCTCCATCCAATGGAGTGCCCGCTGGCGACGGAAGAACTATGATCTTCACAATGTGCTGGGCTTTTATGCATCGTGGGTAGCGATCATTTTGGCGTTGACGGGTTTGGTGTGGGGCTTTCAATGGTTTGCTAAGGGCGCACATGCCTTGGCGGGAGGAACGAAATCCCTGTTCTATGCCGAACCTATGGTCGATTCTACGGCCGTCGCGCAGGCCGGTCTGCCCGCCAGCGATCGGATCTGGATGAAAATGAAAGCCGAGAATCCCGGCGCACAGGTCATGGAGGTGCATGTGCCCGAAACCAAGGCATCGCCCATCGTCGTGACGGTCAATTTTGACAACGAAACCTATTGGAAGACGGACTATCGTTACTTCGATCCCTACACGCTGGAAGAATTGGAAGTTGATCACGTCTATGGCAAGCTTGCCGAAGCCAACGCGGCCGACAAACTGCTACGCATGAACTATGACATTCACACAGGTGCTATCATCGGCCTGCCCGGCAAGATACTCGCGTTTTGTGCCGGCCTGCTTTGTGCGTCGCTGCCCATCACGGGCTTTTGCATTTGGTGGGGGAGGAGAAAAAAGGATCGCCGGGAGGCAAAACAGTCCCCGCGTCAAGCCGCTTCCCGCCGCATAAAAACGGCCAATCGCAGCGCCCTCCCGAAAATACCTGCGGAATAG